The following DNA comes from Musa acuminata AAA Group cultivar baxijiao chromosome BXJ1-4, Cavendish_Baxijiao_AAA, whole genome shotgun sequence.
GGATAGACTGAGGTCAATGCTTAACTTGTGCAAGGGTAAGTCCCTACCCTTCGTAGCTATACAAATAACTGATTTATCATTAGGAGCAAACTTATGAGGCTTTTATTTCACTGGACATGCCTTGAAAAAGATGTTCAGGTGATGTTGGGTTACATCTGGATTGATTCCTGGCATATCTCTTGGTGACCATGCAAACGTCTTAGTGTTCTCCCTAGAAAAATTGATGAGTTGCACTCATTTCTTCTCAAGTAGtagttggatctatctctatttgCTAATAGAGTCTTCATCGATTAAGGGTATTTAAGAATCCATTTACTTTTATCTATAAAAAGATTCAGTTCTAGTCATATTTAAGGGGGTCATCGCGGACCTCGAGTGAGGCGACTCtcatttattttttcttcattGCAATGACCTTAGGGTCGGGGTGAGATATAGTTGCTCTTGTCTTGGTCTTTGCAAGTCTCTTCACGTTAACCCGAGACCATTACCTTAGTAGTAATATATTGATAACCCTCTAGAATACCTTCGATACCATTATCAGTGACTTTTCTACTAATAACTAGAAAATATGAGAGGGTGGTTTGTATCACAAATAACAAATGAGCATCTTGCACACCTTAAATTTTATTGATGAACCGAATAACAAAGTTTGAGAGTGTTTCCTCCTCTCGTTCTCTAAGTTCAAGAAGTATTATTGTCGATAACCTTGGACATACATTCCCGAGGAAGTGAAACTCGAACCACCTAGTGAGTTGAGCTCAGGAACTGATAGAGAGTAGCTTTAGATGGCCATACCATTTTTATGCTAGGCCTCTTAACATGTTCAGAAAGGCATGATACATTAAGGTGTCTAAAGTGTCATACAATGATATTTaggcatgaaaatagtgatatgcTCTAGTGGGTCGATACTTTCGTCAAAGGCCTCCAACGATAGGAGATAAAAGTTGCTAGAATCGACTCCTCCTAGATATCCTTAGTGAATGGCGATTGACCCTTCCCCTTTAGATTATTGGAATTCTCATCGCATCTCTTCCAAGCGTTGGTTCATTTGTTATAGTTAAATCCTCAAGAAATCTTCCATCGAATCTATTGATTGGGTTTGGGATTCAAGTGGAGCGAAGTGGCGATATGCTAGTCTGTTGAAGTCCATGGTTGGGGAGTGGGGTGCTCTCTTATTCGACGAGCCTTGAGTGCTCTTAAGATATTGGTATTACATTGgttgggggtggggggggggggggggggcgggaccTCAATGGGCATCGATGGCAATGGCATTGAGCTGCTGACCATGGTTGAGATGGTGGCATCACTTGTTGGGCTAGCTAAGATAAAAGTAGAGCAATATTTTGTGTAATGCCTATTAGTATCTACACTTGCTATGTGAAGTTTAAGAACGACTCAATGGAGATGAGCAATTGACTCGAGGTTGCCCCTGGTTCATTAAATGCATACCAGTATCGCATCGATGTTTGCACTAAAATGGATACATTCATATGCAGAAAGGTTGGCTGCTACCCCCGTTAAGTGAAAGTACTATCGGTCGAAGTAGGGCCTCCTTGCTTGGGGGTTTATTTAGATAGTCGTTAGGTGGATATTTTTGTAGCATCGAGCACTCCTAGCATCAAAATGCTAGAGGAAAATATCATTGACATTTTAATCAGCCTGGTGTAGTCCAGACCCATATGTGTAGGATTACCCGAGATCCCACCTACATGCAGATCGAGGTTGGGAGAGATTTCCTGACCCGATCCCTCCGATATCTAAGTTAGTAATCTTAAGTCTGAGAGTGTGGACGCAAGTAGTAAAAAAGATAAGTCCTTCTTTGGGTTAAAAATGTATTTTTGTACCTAATCGTAGTGggcaaaatatttcataaaatattctatGGGGGATGAGGGTAGAATGCCTTGTTAAGTTGTAAACTACCTATTtatctaataaaatttttaatttattctaCACTTATCACGTAGCTTATCAAAGATAAGTTACTTATCCTTATAATGCAAATAGAGACCACATGTTCTAAGCTTAAAAGCTAAAACAGTGTCAAGTGTCAAGTGTCATCCCGACGATCAGAAAAGCAATGTGATAGCTTTCGTTATAGGTATATTGTCTCCATCGTGGATAACTTCGACATCTTATTGAAGCAGGTTGTTTACCACCTTTGTGCCTTTGTCAGCACTCAATCACCGATCTCATCTTAAAACCTCCATTAATTACCTCTCACTAATAGGTTTAGCTGGTGTTATTAACTAATAGAAtttaatgaaaaaatatttttcttttttcattatttttaaatGATTGATTTTTTGTGTTTAATAAATCTTATTAATATATAATAATGTTATCTAATTCAAAATATTTTCCAGAATGATAACAATAATATTAGTACCCTCCAGCTCTCTTCCGTCCATGGACTAAAAGATAATAAAAGAATGAAAACTAACGATCATTAATAACAGCCCCAGCCTTCCCAGCTGACATCTCATTAATACCTCTACATTAATGGATGGCAGTAAGTCACCCTCATGAGTGCCTCTGTAGAATATGAGAGGCCTTAATTAAATATATGACCAGACCGCTTGAGGCTTAGTATAAAAACTAAGTCCTAGGCTAAGCTCTAGGGGAAAAAAGCTAGCAAGAATCTCAATACTCTCTCATTTATACAACTCATACTGTTGTTTTTCTCCTCCTCTGCCTTGTGCTAACTTAAGCCTTAGAGGGGTCGAGCTGGAAAACCCCGTGCAAACCTATTGTGCAGAATCACCGACGGCCAGAAGATGAGAGATGATCCCGTAGCAAGGAAGACTCTCGTTCCTCTACCCGACCTCTCTGTTCTAAGGCTAGATCATCCTCAGTGAACCGTCTCCCTAGTGGTCCTTCTATGTTGGCTTGCCACTTCAGTCCCTCACATCAGCAAGGAGAAGACATCAGGATATACCTTCACTTCGATAATAAACCAACCGAACCGACTCACCGGTCGAAGGTTTACATGACATATCACAACCATGGCACTTAGCTTGTCTTGCATCATGCAGTTGATTGAATTCATGCTGATTAAGTCCTTGGAATTACTGATTGTCCAATTCAAAAACTATTCTCCAACATTTTTTTCATAAGAGAGCGAGAGAGTTCCGAGATGTATCTGTGATTAGCTTTTTGCAAATTCAAGTGCACTTGAACACCTAACATTGACGTGTGAAGTTGAATCAAAACCTCTTAAGAAAGTATAACTATATATCTGTTCTTTCTTGGAAGTGTCACTTAGCAGAAAGTTCTTGCAGTGCTCCGTGCTGCTAGGGCGTCACATCAACGACGAAGGATCTGCGTGCATGTGTCGTTGCTTACCTCAGTTCGCCATGTTATACGTCGGTTGGTGACAGACTTGTGGTGTAAAGTTGCATGGATAAGTGAAAGACGCAGTTCGACGTCAGTCTTTCCTTTTTGATTCCCTTTTACGAGACATTCAAGTCACCTCCCACTGGAGTCGAGCCTTGCACAAGGCTTTGCAGTTCATCTTACTGTTTGAAGGCGATTTCCTTCCTTGCTTCTTTCCTTTTGCATCAGCCGGAGGTGTCTTTGCCTTTAATCTGTTCATGGATAAGGATGCCAGGTCGGAGAGACAATGAACGACAGATAGTGCTTGCTTGCATCAATGGCTCCTCCAAGATTTGCCACTCTTGAACGTTCAGGTAGGAAGTGGAAGTTGAATGGAGGGAAGGTCAAGAAGACCATGGCAGGATGTTTAGGATTCACATGTTCTCAACAGTGACTGTCTGAAACAAACTTTTATATGCCGAATTTACttcatcatcatcaaaaaaacACAAAATTGTGGGTTTTGAAGAAGTTGTGAGGTGCCTTTTGGCATTATGAATAGAGAAACCAATTGTTGCATAAGCCATATTGGAACGAATACAAGTTATGTGTTATATCCAGATCActgaccgcacctttccggcaataTGCAGTCCTCGTGAGATCCAGTCATCGTCTATGAGCATTATGTAGACTTTACAGTGGATTGAAAGGGTACCTTTTGGTGGTTCTCGTGACATACTCGACCCCTAATCCAAAGAAATGACAAAGATGCATGAGATGACAACAGCCAAACACCAACCATCTAAATTAACTTGGCAATCAAATGTTATCCAGGACAAGTTTAGGTCAGAAAGAGACTCCTCACAGAATCTAAAATATGAGCTTTAGGTTGTTGGAATATTTCTCCTTGAAGTTTTCATGTCATATACATCCTACTCGTTGTTTCCCTTCCTTCTATTGCAAAACTTGCCGGTTATTTGAATCCATCTAATACCTACACTTGCATTATTCCTTCCTGGTCGATCTCGGGTGGCCGACCATTAATCCTAATTTATAGATAGTTGCTATGTACTTATAGAAAATCTAGTGGATATGTGATGTTGGTAACTTgcctgatttattataattagctAAAAGTACGTAGAGACAATCCATATTTCATTAACTATTTGTGAGTAGATGTCAAAGGCACACAGTTTACTACAATGGTTTTGGTGCTATTGCTTTCGGATATCCACCATCGTTTTGACAACAACGTATCCACTCCAAAtattatatatagatagataccTTTCACGTAGAGCTCACAAGCCGCAATCTGTCCATGGAATCTTCATTTCCTCATACTAATGAATTCTTTAGTTCAGATGGAGTAGATGGATGCACAGAACATACAAGTTTGCCCTCTGTACGATTGTGCAGTGGCCTTGAACAATGGATCGAGAAATCTCAAGTTGCTTATGCTACTTTGTTCCTTGTTTTGGTGCATTCCTCGATACACACCACATGAAAAAGATGGCGATATCGACATTAGATAGACTGAGACAGTTCCCATTCACTCTTGGAAAGAAGAGACGAGGCGTGCAAATTGGCTTCTGCTTTTGTGTTCGATCTTTGTCAACTCTGTCTCCTTTTTCCatcttgctttttttttctttctttcttcagagAAACCACTGTCAAAAAATTGAAGTGGGAGCTGACCTGAGGGGAAGAGGGGTTGGCTTATGGAGGTGAACATGGACAAGGTGCTAATCTTCATCCAGAAACATTGAACATAAGATCTGTGGGACAGGCATGATGTTACAAGTATTGATTTATGTATGCACGTAAATATGCCATGGAGAATTGGATTGCTCCACTAAACGAGGAGAAAACAAGAGCTTGATCTATCTCAAAAGCGAGAACAGGTATGGAAGTTTAGGTTACAAGATCTCCAGTCAAAGATATATAACAGGCACAAACCCTCGGCAAGCAGACACATAAGAGTACAATAAAGAATTCTCTCTCCCCGTCACCTCCAATAAAGGGTTGGATGCTCGATTTCCCCAGTCAGAATACTGCACTGTTACTGTCTTCTTCTCGGAGTACGCTACCATGGTATATGCATGTTGCTCTACTCTTGTTAAGTCATGTATGTTCTCCATGAGCTTTGTGTTTTAGCTCTCACGAAAGATTGCATGAATCTTGATCTGTCCTATTATGATCgatatatttcttcctctttgtccCAGAAATTGCTCTCGTTCAGGAAAAACATATGCTTGGGAAGAACACCACTGCATCTAATAATCGAGTTCTACTAAGCATACGGATTTGTGTGTTTCAGAGTTTTTGTGTATCAGCTTAAGCACTGCATCGATCACTTCACAGCATGTCAAATTTTAGGCCTTTGACTCGACGGATGTTGGAAATCCCAAGTGGTGAAGGTACAATGACGTGCATGATGATAATAGTCGATGTCAATGATTAAGTGGAAGGCTTTTAAATAATTGTTTTATTTAATTCTTTTCACGTCAATCAAGTTTTCCTGCAATATTTCTGTCGAATTGATAATCGTTGTTTAATCTTGATTTAAAGGAAACTTAGTTTGTCTTTTGACATAACAATTACTCATTAAATACGAGATTGTTCGTGATAAGTGAAAGCTCGTGTTCTTGTAGAAGGGAAGAGATTTATCCTTTGGCAAATAAAGATATAGAAAGCTTCAAGAACCCTAAGGTGCAAGTGAAATCACTTTCCTTTCAACGTAGGGAGATGCTGCACACAAACCAAAATATACGTCAACGATGAGATGCGTGCATTCTTGGCTTATGGCTTCTTTTCATTCTCCAACTTAAATAACATTATCCTTTCTTGTGAGAGGAGAGCGACATGAACCCTAGGAAAGGTCACGATACAATGTGAAACAATGTAGACCTGTGTGAATGATCAAACGGAGCAAACAAAAGAATAAGCTTAACACCCACGCTTATATTTCTCTTAGCGTGATGTCGATGTCACTCGATGAGCAATAATCCGGAGCTAAGAATCCACAGATCATCTCCTGCGATAAATCACATCGTCTTCCATGTGAAAAATTCAAGCCACCTTATGGACTTCGCAGCAGAAGTTCTTTTCGTTCTTCGTCAGATCCTTGTCAGCCCGACAAAAACGTTCATGTTCATCGTCATTGTTCATGACGAAAAGGACAGGCCATGAGAGGTGCAAGGTAGGGCCCCGAGAGCAACGTCTCTCCCACCACCCTCTGTTGCTCCGTTGTAGTAGGCTCACCGAACGGCCGGCGTAGAATTTGCGGTGCGCACGGCGTGGCCTCCGCGCGGCCTCGCTAAAAGCCGAGACGTAAGGTGAGGACAGCGAGGGAGATGGGAAGAAGCATGGCCGCCATGTGCGGCAGGGTTGGCGCGGCGTGGTTCACTTGCTCGCCCCCCACGTAGACCATCGTGTCATTGCTCAGCGGCATGCTTGCTGCGTCCGAATTCGAGTCCGAGGACTTCTTCTGGCTGTCAAAGATTAAAGATCGCATTCAAGATATATGGCATAGGCAATAGTTAAATGACGACAACGGGGAGGCAGCTGCACAGAAAGGAACAGATTGACGTCTGAACGGACTAAGGTCAGAGAAGCTGGTGTGGTATCCACCGCCGGCCTGACGACGACATGTTTTCCCGTTCAGTTTCCTAAATCCAACGGATCTGACGTCTACAGCCGCAAAAGTTAAACGTGAAGTTGCAAGCAAGCCAGAGCATGCCATGAGTCAAAGACGTCACGGAGCAGCTTGGCGAGCCCAGCGCATGCGCCATGCTTGCCGCGTTCGCCTCCGCTCGTTTGGACATCCACACGCATCTAAAATGATTCGATTGACCCGTAGAAACGAAGACAAGGAGTTCATAATTAGCTACGTACCTTGTGGTGCTGGGGCAGAACATGATAAGGTAGTTGGCGGATGCGCAGGTGAACGTAGAGGTGGCGTCGTCGTAGGCGTAGCTGTAAGCCCTGGGGCAGGCGTTCTTGAAGAACTGGGAGTAGGACGACGGCTTGCACGTGTTGGGGCTCCCGTAGTCGCCGCTGCAGCAATACTGGGGCGATCCGAACGCCTCGCACGCGCTCTTGCACGCGACGCTGTCACTGCCGCCGTCCGAGGTCGACAGCACCACCTTGAGGTCCGACGGGCACACCCCGTTGAGGTCCACCGGACAGCCGGTGGAGCTGCATCCCCCGCCGGAGCCGCCCTGCGGCACCACCAGCACCGGCAGGTTGTAGCCGTCGACCAGACTCACGTCGTAGAAGTCCATCCCGCCGCTGCCGTCGAGCGTGAACTCCGCCAGGGTCGCCGGGGGTGCCGCGCCGGCGCCGGAGCACTCCACCGAGCCAGACCCGCAGTCGCCGGTTGCGCAGCTGAACTTGCCGCTCGAGTCAGTGGCACAGTGAGTGCGGCCCCAGAATCGGCCCGACCACGCGGCGGGCGCGTCGAGGCTCCGCGTCTCGCCCTTCTGCAGCGCGAAGCCCGTCGTTGGCAGCGCGGCCGTGCCAGCGCTCGAGAGCACGCCGGGCCATACGGTGTACTCGCAGTTATTTGCCAGCGTAAACGTAGCCGCAAGAGCCCCTGAAAACAGAGTAGGAAGCGTGACGAACACAGAATCGATAACAGGGGAACCACAGCACACCCATGAAATCAAATAAACAAGACAAGGAaatcgcgagagagagagagagagacctgaaaaagaaaagaaaagaggtgaGAGAACGAAGTAAACTATTGCCATATTCCCGTAGGGTGGCAAGTGATGAATGCAAGAATTGGGACTTGAGGAATTCTGCAGCACGGTGGTGGGTGGAATTAATATAGGCAAGGAGTCGCGGAGGATAATATGTTTCGCCCGGCAAAGTTAGCAACAGACAAAAACAGTGTGAAAGATCGAGCAGCAGACTTATTTTTCTTCATTATTTCGACGTGAGTAACTTGCCGTCTTATTTCTTAATGGAAGACAACCTCAAGTTATCGACTGACTTGTTAAACTCATTCACACCGACATCGTTTTCAGTGAGGTGAACCAGCAGGATTCATCCTCTCCATTCGAAACCTTATCCTCTTCGATTGACCCCAGCGAGTAGAGCAGTTCTACACCCGCATCAACCGAGAATGCTTCCCACGTATTACTACGCTAATCATCCACTCTTCCTTTCTTGTTCATCTTTTCCATGGAGAAGACCGCATGATCCCAACGATAATTAGACCCAGGCCCATATAATAATTAGACCCAGCAAGATATATTCCCACCGATCAAACATAAGATGTGATCGGCTCAAACGGGTTGACTCAAATAACCAGATCGATAAATCGGTCGGGTTCGAGTTTAGGAGATTGACTCGATCACAAATCAAGCTATTATTTCAGGGGACATTAATTCGAAGAAGAGGAACATGGCACCGATTTACCACTCTCGGCCTCCTCTTCCGATTTCATCGATGGGGCTTTAATGGCAGATTGTAGCTAGCAATGGTGCTGCAGAGTTCCTTCCAAATGCTCCTCACAGGGCGCGAGTCGGGAGGAAGACGTTCCGTCACTCACTCCAGAACGT
Coding sequences within:
- the LOC135668696 gene encoding thaumatin-like protein 1b; this encodes MAIVYFVLSPLFFSFSGALAATFTLANNCEYTVWPGVLSSAGTAALPTTGFALQKGETRSLDAPAAWSGRFWGRTHCATDSSGKFSCATGDCGSGSVECSGAGAAPPATLAEFTLDGSGGMDFYDVSLVDGYNLPVLVVPQGGSGGGCSSTGCPVDLNGVCPSDLKVVLSTSDGGSDSVACKSACEAFGSPQYCCSGDYGSPNTCKPSSYSQFFKNACPRAYSYAYDDATSTFTCASANYLIMFCPSTTSQKKSSDSNSDAASMPLSNDTMVYVGGEQVNHAAPTLPHMAAMLLPISLAVLTLRLGF